The region AGTGCCCTCGTCGTCGACGCGGCGCGTGATGTTGCTTCGCGCGTCATAGGTCAAGGTCTCGAAGAAGACCTGGGAGTTGTCGGGTTTACGGTAGTCCAGGTAAGTGAACCCCACCACGGTTCTCGTAGCTGCAGGCCCTTTGCCCCTGTTGCGATGCTGGATTACGAGGTAGATAACGCCAGTGTTATCGCCGGTTTCGGCCCGGCACCCCCCGTAGCGAGTTTCGGGACTGCACGGTGTTGCCCCGAGAGGTCCACCGGTCAGCCAGGCGAGCGCGGCCAGAAGCCCGGCGGCCCCGACGCAGGCCTGGGCGACGGTGGCGATCCGTGCGGTTGCGTGTGGTGTTGTCGGGTGTAGCTCCACTGCTGGAAAGCCTAGCAGCGAAAGGAGAAGTTTGCCAGAGGGGCAAGCAGCCAGCGATGGCGGCTCAGAAGGGCAAGTAGGTGAGGCGATCGAGCCAGTCCTCGGCCTGGGAGGCGCCGACGATGAGCTCCAGCTGCTCCAGGGCCAGGCCGGTTGAGAGGCCCCGGCGCAACAGCAGCACGCCCCAGCATTGATGCCCGGCGGCCAGGTGGTCGGCGAAGTGGCCGGGCAGGGTCCTTCGGTCCAGGCTCACCAGCATCCGGTGCTCTTGCTCGCACCAGAGCAGAAGCTCGGGATCGGAGCTCCCGCAAGCCGGGGCCGCGTAGCTGCCGACCCGCAGGATGTCCGTGGCCGGTGCGCGGCGGCGCAAGCCCAGCTGCAGGGCGTTCTCCAGGTGCTCGTCGAAGAGCAGTGCGACGGGCCTCACGCGGACTTTTTGGCGGCCTTGAGGGCCCGCAGCCGCTCGATCACGGGGTTAGGCGGCTGTTTGAGATAGGCCTGGTAATTCTCGTAGCAAGCCTGGTGCTGGCAGGCGACGTACTGGTCGACCGGGTCCTTGTGTCCCACGTAGTAGGTGAGCACGCCGTAGATGGCCTCCAGCTGGAGTGAGGGGTAATCCCAGGCCATCTCCTCAGGGGAGCGGCCCTTGTAGTACTCGTCGATGAGGAAGGCCAGGTCGATGCGGGTGCCTCGCACGCGCACGTCGTCCTCGGCGTGGAAGTCCAGGTAGGGGCAAGGTGGGAGTCTTGGCCAGTCCATCACGCTTCTTGGTACTGCCATGGCCAGGGTTGGCGCAAGGGGGTTCACGGCTCCAACTCCTCCTGGTCGGCCTCGGCGGCCAGCTCCTCGAGCAGCTCGTCGGCCTGGGTCCCTGGGCTGGCGGCCTGCGTGGTGGCGGCGGTGGCTGGCGCGGCGGCTGACGCGGAGGCTGCAAGCACAGAGGCTGGCGGCGGGGTTCGGGGCGCCAGGTGAGCGGCGGGATGAGTGGCGTCGTGGATCTGTTTGAGCATGCGGATGCTGACCTGGGTATAGATCTGGGTGGTGGTGATCTGGGCGTGGCCGAGCAGTTCTTGCAGAAAGCGCACATCGGCGCCGTTTTCGAGCATCAGGGTTGCCATCGAGTGACGAATCAGGTGACAGGAGCCGGTCTTGCCGAGCTGGGCGCGGAGGATGTAGTTGCGCACCAGCTCGCTGACCATGGTGGGCGAGAAGAACAGGCCTAGTACAGCTCATGGGAAGTAGTCGAACAGTTTCCCGTGCCCGTCTCGTGCCCTGACCGGGGCCTTTCTACGGAGCAATGAAATGCGGCAGGATGCTCTCGATGACGTCGAGAAGTTCCTCTACCGTGCCGGCGAATGGAGTGCTTTCCCAACGCCGACCCGTCCAGTCGCGACAAGAGAGGCCGTAGAAGTCTCC is a window of Deltaproteobacteria bacterium DNA encoding:
- a CDS encoding DUF433 domain-containing protein, producing the protein MDWPRLPPCPYLDFHAEDDVRVRGTRIDLAFLIDEYYKGRSPEEMAWDYPSLQLEAIYGVLTYYVGHKDPVDQYVACQHQACYENYQAYLKQPPNPVIERLRALKAAKKSA
- a CDS encoding DUF5615 family PIN-like protein, with the protein product MRPVALLFDEHLENALQLGLRRRAPATDILRVGSYAAPACGSSDPELLLWCEQEHRMLVSLDRRTLPGHFADHLAAGHQCWGVLLLRRGLSTGLALEQLELIVGASQAEDWLDRLTYLPF